A single region of the Prochlorococcus marinus str. MIT 0917 genome encodes:
- the smpB gene encoding SsrA-binding protein SmpB, producing MSKKGKKKSKNNSSVDGTRRLAENRQARYEYEILETLETGLELLGTEVKSIRAGKVNLKDGFCLIKKDQIQLHNVHISPHNHAGKFFNHEPLRIKKLLAHRKEIEKLKINLERKGLAIIPLSLYLKGSWIKLKIGVGKGRKLHDKRDREKSNDYKRDAANALKRF from the coding sequence ATGAGCAAAAAAGGAAAGAAAAAATCCAAAAATAATTCCTCAGTCGATGGAACTCGTCGCCTAGCAGAAAATCGACAAGCAAGATATGAATATGAAATCCTAGAAACACTTGAAACTGGCTTAGAGCTTCTTGGAACAGAAGTCAAATCAATTAGAGCTGGAAAAGTAAATTTAAAAGATGGTTTTTGCCTTATAAAAAAAGATCAAATTCAACTACATAATGTTCATATATCACCTCATAATCATGCCGGTAAATTTTTCAATCACGAACCTCTGAGAATCAAAAAACTACTTGCGCATCGAAAAGAAATTGAGAAATTAAAAATAAATTTAGAGAGAAAAGGTTTAGCAATAATACCTTTAAGTCTTTATCTCAAAGGCTCATGGATAAAGTTAAAAATAGGAGTCGGTAAAGGAAGAAAACTTCATGACAAAAGAGATCGAGAGAAGAGCAATGACTACAAAAGAGATGCAGCCAATGCTCTAAAACGTTTTTAG
- the lysS gene encoding lysine--tRNA ligase codes for MSELRDTRLGKAKALKSLGQGPYALNFRPTDSANVLQKKYVDLPNGEEKKDEVSIAGRVISRRVMGKLAFFTLADETGTVQLFLEKATLNQNENSENLKNNFENITSLVDSGDWIGVSGIVRRTDRGELSIKVFEWSMLSKSLQPLPDKWHGLADVEKRYRQRYLDLIVNPQSRKTFRTRALLVSSIRRWLDEKDFLEIETPVLQSEAGGADARPFITHHNTLDLPLYLRIATELHLKRLVVGGFQRVYELGRIFRNEGISTRHNPEFTSVEIYEAFADYFDMMDLTEKLLSSVCEKICGSKKINYQKQEIDLQPPWRRATMHELVKEFTRIDFELFGDNADDARAEMRREGLQVPEKADTVGRLLNEAFEQVVEPNLVQPTFVMDYPIEISPLARKHRTKKGLVERFELFIVGRETANAFSELIDPIDQRERLLLQQAKKEAGDLEAQSLDEDFINALEVGMPPTGGLGIGIDRFVMLLTDSPSIRDVIAFPLLRPESNLKQTGK; via the coding sequence TTGTCTGAATTAAGAGATACTCGCCTCGGGAAGGCAAAAGCACTAAAAAGCCTTGGCCAAGGTCCTTATGCTTTGAATTTTCGACCAACTGACTCTGCGAATGTTTTGCAGAAAAAATATGTAGATTTGCCAAATGGCGAAGAAAAGAAAGATGAAGTATCAATTGCAGGGCGAGTAATTTCTAGAAGAGTGATGGGAAAACTTGCTTTTTTTACTCTTGCCGATGAAACAGGCACAGTTCAACTCTTTTTAGAAAAGGCGACCTTAAATCAAAATGAAAATAGCGAGAATCTAAAGAATAATTTTGAGAACATTACTTCTCTCGTTGACTCTGGTGATTGGATAGGCGTTAGTGGAATAGTCAGGAGAACTGATAGAGGTGAACTTTCTATAAAGGTTTTTGAATGGTCAATGCTATCAAAATCTTTACAACCTTTACCAGATAAATGGCATGGACTTGCCGATGTAGAAAAGCGCTACAGACAAAGATATTTAGATTTAATTGTGAATCCGCAGTCAAGAAAAACTTTTCGAACTAGGGCTTTATTAGTTAGTTCAATTAGAAGATGGTTAGATGAAAAAGATTTTCTGGAAATTGAGACGCCAGTTTTACAATCAGAAGCTGGTGGAGCAGATGCAAGGCCTTTCATAACTCATCACAACACACTGGATTTGCCTTTGTATTTGAGGATTGCAACAGAATTGCATCTTAAAAGACTTGTGGTGGGTGGATTTCAAAGGGTCTATGAACTTGGAAGAATTTTTAGAAATGAAGGAATTAGCACTAGGCATAATCCTGAATTTACTTCTGTTGAAATTTATGAGGCCTTTGCTGATTATTTCGACATGATGGATTTAACAGAAAAATTACTTTCTTCAGTTTGCGAGAAGATTTGTGGGTCTAAAAAAATTAATTATCAAAAGCAAGAAATTGATTTGCAACCTCCTTGGAGAAGGGCCACGATGCATGAATTAGTTAAGGAATTCACAAGAATTGATTTTGAATTGTTTGGAGATAATGCTGATGATGCTAGAGCTGAAATGCGTCGAGAGGGGCTTCAAGTGCCCGAGAAGGCCGACACTGTTGGAAGGCTCTTAAATGAAGCTTTTGAACAAGTAGTAGAGCCAAATCTGGTTCAACCTACATTTGTTATGGACTATCCAATTGAGATTTCTCCATTGGCTAGAAAACACAGAACTAAGAAAGGTTTAGTTGAAAGATTTGAACTTTTTATTGTTGGTAGAGAAACTGCTAATGCTTTTAGCGAATTAATTGACCCTATTGATCAAAGAGAACGTTTACTTTTGCAGCAAGCGAAAAAGGAAGCAGGTGATCTTGAGGCTCAAAGTTTGGATGAGGATTTTATCAATGCTCTTGAAGTCGGAATGCCTCCAACAGGAGGTCTAGGAATAGGTATAGATAGGTTTGTAATGCTGTTAACAGATAGTCCTTCCATAAGAGATGTAATAGCTTTTCCACTTTTACGACCAGAATCAAATTTAAAACAAACCGGAAAGTGA
- the rpaB gene encoding response regulator transcription factor RpaB: MTCILVVDDEPAVLKVLVTRLNLAGYQVLSAQDGEQALEVFHKEAPDLVVLDVMLPKMDGFAVCRRIRAESCVPIIFLTALEAISERVAGLDLGADDYLAKPFSPKELEARIATILRRVGPAPTIDEPREVPSGQGVMKLGDLVVDTNRRQVSRGGERIGLTYTEFSLLELLFRDPGRVVPRAEILEQLWGYPPRRAADLRVVDVYVARLRGKLEPDPRNPELILTVRGIGYASQRMGEFPTAIAS; this comes from the coding sequence ATGACCTGCATTTTGGTTGTAGATGATGAACCAGCAGTATTGAAAGTCTTGGTCACAAGGCTTAATCTTGCTGGCTATCAAGTTTTATCTGCACAGGACGGAGAGCAAGCACTAGAGGTTTTTCATAAAGAAGCACCAGACTTAGTTGTTCTTGATGTGATGCTCCCTAAGATGGATGGCTTTGCAGTTTGTCGAAGAATAAGAGCAGAATCTTGTGTGCCAATAATATTCTTGACTGCTCTTGAAGCTATTTCAGAAAGAGTAGCAGGGTTAGATTTAGGAGCTGATGATTACCTTGCTAAACCATTTAGTCCCAAGGAGTTAGAAGCAAGAATTGCCACGATTTTGAGAAGAGTGGGCCCTGCTCCGACTATTGATGAACCTAGAGAGGTTCCATCTGGTCAAGGAGTAATGAAGCTTGGTGATCTTGTAGTGGACACTAATAGAAGGCAAGTCAGCAGAGGAGGAGAAAGGATAGGCCTTACCTATACTGAATTTAGTTTGCTGGAATTATTATTTCGTGATCCTGGGCGTGTTGTACCTCGAGCAGAGATTTTGGAACAGCTTTGGGGTTATCCTCCCAGAAGAGCAGCTGATTTAAGGGTTGTGGATGTCTATGTGGCTCGTTTAAGGGGCAAGCTTGAACCTGATCCAAGGAATCCGGAACTGATTCTCACTGTAAGAGGTATTGGCTACGCTTCCCAAAGAATGGGAGAATTTCCTACTGCTATTGCCAGCTAA
- the mreC gene encoding rod shape-determining protein MreC, whose product MIKTREKIGFQLLLKSKFWVLFVLGCLLFGIRWTKGAGYLDLYSILLKPILPGTAQREWIKEGENIERNIRLQLLEDDNTRLRRALSLKELNDDKRISAAVISRSSRNWWQQLEINKGAKDGVLKGQTVVGPGGLLGLVENITPLTARVRLLTDPGHQVGAWIDRTQQHGILTGMGTNRPKLIFLNKNSLAQIGDAVTTSPASTLLPPNLTIGIVQFVNEKALPSPYAIVQLTASPEAIDWVQILINNGQK is encoded by the coding sequence ATGATTAAAACCCGAGAGAAAATAGGGTTTCAATTACTTTTGAAAAGTAAGTTTTGGGTATTATTTGTATTGGGATGTTTATTGTTTGGCATTCGCTGGACAAAAGGAGCAGGATATTTAGATTTATATTCTATTTTATTAAAACCCATACTCCCTGGAACTGCTCAACGAGAATGGATTAAAGAAGGAGAAAATATTGAAAGAAATATTCGATTACAATTGCTAGAGGATGATAATACTCGTTTAAGAAGAGCTCTTTCTTTGAAAGAGTTAAATGATGATAAAAGAATTTCAGCTGCTGTAATATCTCGATCTTCAAGAAATTGGTGGCAACAGCTAGAAATTAATAAGGGTGCAAAAGATGGTGTTTTGAAAGGCCAAACAGTAGTTGGACCAGGGGGCTTACTTGGCCTAGTTGAGAATATAACTCCACTTACTGCAAGAGTTAGATTATTGACTGACCCTGGTCATCAAGTAGGAGCTTGGATTGATCGAACCCAGCAACATGGGATTTTGACTGGGATGGGTACAAATAGACCAAAACTAATTTTCCTAAATAAAAATAGTTTGGCTCAAATTGGAGATGCTGTGACGACATCTCCAGCCAGTACTCTATTACCACCAAATTTAACAATTGGAATTGTTCAGTTTGTTAACGAAAAAGCTTTACCGTCTCCATATGCAATAGTCCAATTAACTGCATCACCTGAGGCAATAGATTGGGTTCAGATCTTGATAAATAATGGCCAAAAGTAA
- a CDS encoding rod shape-determining protein, whose protein sequence is MFFNRFKFSRDIGIDLGTANTLIYVSGKGIVLQEPSVVAMDLEEGVPLAVGDDAKLMLGRTPGNIRAVRPLRDGVIADFDAAEQMLKTFIQKCNEGRGIIAPRLVVGIPSGVTGVERRAVREAGLAGAREVHLIDEPVAAAIGASLPVTEPIGTMIVDIGGGTTEVAVLSLGGTVLSESVRVAGDEINDSIATYLKKVHNLVVGERTAEEIKIKIGSAFPSNEFDLQSIDVRGLHLLSGLPRSINLKAGDLREAMSEPLNKIVDAVKRTLERTPPELAADIVDRGIMLAGGGALVRGISDLLSHETGIFTHVAEDPLLCVVNGCGLVLDDFKSMRRVLDTPDFARNVIRD, encoded by the coding sequence GTGTTTTTTAACCGTTTCAAATTCTCCCGAGATATTGGGATTGATTTAGGTACTGCAAATACCTTGATTTATGTCTCTGGTAAGGGAATTGTATTGCAAGAGCCTTCCGTTGTAGCAATGGATTTGGAAGAGGGAGTCCCCCTCGCTGTAGGTGATGATGCAAAGTTAATGTTAGGGCGAACACCAGGAAATATTCGAGCCGTTAGGCCGCTTAGGGATGGGGTTATAGCTGATTTTGATGCAGCGGAGCAAATGCTCAAGACATTTATTCAAAAATGTAATGAGGGTCGTGGAATTATTGCACCCCGACTAGTTGTTGGTATCCCTAGTGGAGTAACTGGTGTAGAGAGAAGAGCAGTTCGTGAAGCTGGTCTTGCGGGAGCAAGAGAGGTGCATTTAATTGATGAACCTGTTGCTGCCGCAATTGGAGCTTCTTTACCGGTGACAGAGCCTATCGGAACAATGATCGTTGATATTGGAGGAGGTACTACTGAAGTAGCTGTTTTAAGTCTTGGCGGAACAGTTTTAAGTGAATCTGTAAGGGTTGCGGGAGATGAAATCAATGATTCCATCGCGACTTATTTAAAAAAAGTACATAACTTAGTAGTTGGTGAAAGGACAGCCGAAGAGATAAAAATTAAAATTGGATCAGCTTTTCCATCTAATGAATTTGATTTGCAATCAATAGATGTAAGGGGATTGCATTTGCTCTCAGGTTTACCTCGTTCTATTAATTTGAAAGCGGGGGATTTACGTGAAGCTATGTCAGAGCCTCTTAATAAGATTGTTGATGCTGTAAAAAGGACTTTAGAGAGAACCCCACCCGAGCTGGCTGCAGATATTGTTGATAGGGGAATAATGCTGGCAGGAGGGGGAGCATTGGTTAGAGGTATTAGTGATCTTTTAAGTCATGAAACAGGAATTTTTACTCACGTAGCTGAGGATCCATTGTTGTGCGTTGTTAATGGATGTGGTCTAGTTTTAGATGATTTTAAATCAATGAGAAGAGTTTTAGATACGCCTGATTTTGCTAGAAATGTAATTAGAGATTGA
- a CDS encoding single-stranded DNA-binding protein has protein sequence MAINSVTLVGRAGRDPEVRYFESGTVVANLTMAVNRRNRNDEPDWFNLEIWGKQAQVAADYVKKGSLIGITGSFKLDSWKDRNTGEDRNKPVVRVDRLELLGSKRDSDNSNFNNNNSYNQQSNNDEIPF, from the coding sequence ATGGCAATAAATTCAGTCACTCTTGTAGGCAGAGCAGGAAGAGATCCTGAAGTTAGATATTTTGAATCTGGAACTGTAGTAGCCAATCTAACAATGGCTGTAAATAGAAGAAATCGAAACGATGAACCAGATTGGTTCAATTTAGAAATTTGGGGCAAACAAGCACAAGTCGCAGCTGATTATGTAAAAAAAGGCTCTTTAATTGGTATAACTGGAAGCTTCAAATTAGATAGTTGGAAAGATCGTAATACTGGTGAGGATAGAAATAAGCCAGTTGTTAGAGTTGATCGTCTTGAATTATTAGGATCCAAGAGAGATTCAGATAATAGTAATTTCAACAATAATAATTCATACAATCAGCAGTCAAATAATGACGAAATTCCATTTTAA
- a CDS encoding DedA family protein gives MHITEFISSLPVLIGNAVETNQWIGYGAILIAMFLENLIPPIPSELIMPLGGFYVSQGQLDFLPVVLAGLIGTVIGALPWYGIGRLVNEERLEHWLGKNGRWIGIKPQELARSRQWFNRYGVSLVFWGRLVPGIRTLISVPAGVELMPISPFLIWTTAGSLIWTLFLTITGFYLGDNYVNIEKWISPFSSIFKTIIILIISCALISLIYKTLSKLINN, from the coding sequence ATGCACATAACTGAATTTATATCTTCTTTACCAGTATTAATAGGAAATGCAGTTGAGACTAATCAGTGGATAGGTTATGGGGCGATCTTAATAGCAATGTTTTTAGAAAATCTCATTCCCCCGATTCCTTCGGAGTTAATTATGCCTCTTGGTGGCTTTTATGTGTCGCAAGGTCAATTAGATTTTTTACCAGTTGTTTTGGCAGGTTTAATAGGAACTGTTATTGGGGCGCTGCCTTGGTATGGAATTGGCAGATTAGTGAATGAAGAAAGACTTGAGCATTGGCTTGGAAAGAATGGACGTTGGATTGGCATTAAGCCTCAAGAACTTGCTAGAAGTCGTCAATGGTTCAATAGGTATGGGGTTTCGTTAGTGTTTTGGGGAAGATTAGTACCTGGAATTCGTACTTTGATTTCCGTACCCGCAGGTGTTGAGTTGATGCCCATCAGTCCCTTTCTGATTTGGACAACCGCAGGAAGCCTTATCTGGACTTTATTTTTAACGATTACAGGGTTTTATTTGGGAGATAATTATGTAAACATTGAAAAATGGATTAGTCCTTTTTCAAGTATCTTTAAGACAATTATTATTTTAATTATATCTTGTGCTTTGATATCTTTAATTTATAAAACTCTAAGTAAACTAATTAACAATTAA
- the ahcY gene encoding adenosylhomocysteinase codes for MFAATKSNLNSFEKNIDYVVNDITEAEFGRKELLIAETEMPGLMALRRKYGSQKPLKGACIAGSLHMTIQTGVLIETLVELGAKVRWASCNIFSTQDHAAAAIANSGVPVFAKKGETLDEYWEYTHKIFEWSDGESANMILDDGGDATGLIILGSKAEEDISVLDNPSNEEEIALFASIKKKLSQDPNFYSKAKSFIKGVTEETTTGVARLYQMEKSGELVFPAINVNDSVTKSKFDNLYGCRESLVDGIKRATDVMVAGKVALVMGYGDVGKGSAQSLRGLGATVMISEIDPICALQASMEGFRVVRLDEVVEDVDIFVTATGNFQVIRHEHLIRMKNESIVCNIGHFDNEIEVASLKSYEWENIKPQVDHITLPSGNKIILLAEGRLVNLGCATGHPSFVMSNSFTNQVLAQIELFKYGVKYLNKVYVLPKHLDEMVALLHLDKIGAKLTKLTKEQAAYINVPIEGPYKTDQYRY; via the coding sequence ATGTTTGCAGCAACGAAGTCAAATCTCAACAGTTTTGAGAAAAATATTGATTACGTAGTTAACGATATAACCGAAGCAGAATTCGGGCGAAAAGAACTTTTGATAGCAGAAACAGAAATGCCTGGTTTAATGGCACTTCGAAGAAAATATGGGTCCCAAAAACCATTGAAAGGAGCTTGTATTGCTGGTAGTCTCCACATGACAATACAAACAGGAGTACTTATTGAGACTCTTGTTGAACTTGGTGCAAAAGTTAGATGGGCGTCTTGTAATATTTTTTCGACTCAAGATCATGCTGCTGCTGCTATCGCAAATTCAGGTGTACCAGTATTTGCCAAAAAGGGTGAAACATTAGATGAGTATTGGGAATATACGCATAAAATATTCGAATGGAGTGATGGTGAATCTGCAAATATGATTCTTGACGATGGGGGCGATGCGACTGGATTAATAATTTTGGGGAGCAAAGCGGAGGAAGATATCTCGGTTTTGGATAATCCCTCAAATGAAGAGGAAATTGCATTATTTGCTTCTATAAAGAAAAAACTATCTCAAGATCCAAATTTCTATTCAAAAGCTAAATCCTTTATAAAAGGAGTTACTGAGGAAACTACAACTGGTGTAGCTCGTCTTTACCAAATGGAAAAAAGCGGCGAACTTGTATTCCCAGCAATTAACGTAAATGATTCTGTAACTAAAAGTAAGTTTGACAATCTGTATGGTTGTCGAGAATCCTTGGTTGATGGCATTAAAAGAGCTACAGACGTGATGGTGGCTGGCAAGGTAGCCCTTGTTATGGGGTATGGAGATGTTGGGAAAGGTTCTGCTCAGTCACTCAGGGGATTGGGCGCGACAGTGATGATTTCTGAAATAGATCCTATATGTGCTCTTCAAGCCTCAATGGAGGGTTTTAGAGTTGTGAGATTAGATGAAGTGGTTGAAGATGTTGATATTTTTGTTACGGCCACTGGAAATTTTCAAGTTATTCGTCATGAGCATTTGATCAGGATGAAGAATGAATCAATAGTTTGTAATATTGGCCATTTTGATAATGAAATAGAGGTTGCCTCTTTGAAGTCCTATGAATGGGAAAATATTAAACCTCAAGTTGACCACATAACTTTACCAAGCGGTAACAAAATAATTCTTTTAGCTGAAGGAAGATTGGTGAATCTTGGATGTGCTACTGGACATCCAAGTTTTGTTATGAGTAATTCTTTTACCAATCAAGTATTAGCTCAAATTGAATTATTCAAATACGGAGTTAAATATTTGAATAAAGTTTATGTTTTGCCAAAACATTTAGATGAAATGGTTGCTCTACTTCATTTAGATAAGATAGGAGCAAAGCTAACTAAGTTAACTAAAGAACAAGCTGCATATATTAATGTTCCAATCGAAGGTCCTTATAAGACAGATCAATATCGTTATTAA
- the tsaE gene encoding tRNA (adenosine(37)-N6)-threonylcarbamoyltransferase complex ATPase subunit type 1 TsaE: MKKDSEKQFEVFNEFAQQTNNFCWTLDKPESTMSLGSTLTKKIPNLSILLLNGPLGAGKTTLVKGIAKSLRISEPITSPTFSLSQHYPMGCPPLVHIDLYRIEDSNAANEFFLIEEEESKAMGALMVVEWPERLSLPVHDAWRGKLEYTLENQGRFFQLIAPLDNDNKLSISSK; encoded by the coding sequence GTGAAAAAAGATTCTGAAAAACAATTCGAGGTTTTTAATGAATTTGCTCAGCAAACAAATAATTTCTGCTGGACTCTAGACAAACCTGAATCAACAATGTCACTAGGTTCAACATTAACAAAAAAAATTCCAAACCTAAGCATTCTCCTTCTAAATGGACCTCTTGGGGCAGGAAAAACCACATTAGTTAAAGGAATAGCAAAAAGTCTAAGAATTAGTGAGCCAATCACCTCCCCAACTTTTTCTTTGTCCCAACATTATCCAATGGGGTGCCCTCCATTAGTACATATTGATTTATATAGAATTGAAGACTCAAATGCGGCAAACGAATTTTTTTTAATAGAAGAAGAGGAATCCAAAGCGATGGGCGCATTAATGGTTGTTGAATGGCCAGAAAGATTATCTCTTCCTGTGCATGATGCATGGAGAGGCAAATTAGAATATACCTTAGAAAATCAAGGCCGATTTTTTCAGCTTATTGCTCCACTGGATAATGACAATAAATTATCAATATCTTCCAAGTAA
- a CDS encoding carbohydrate kinase family protein, producing the protein MNPTKVISFGEALIDRLGPLGGDPAIDQPVTNCFGGAPANVACALSRLGVDVTFIGALGNDSFGHNFKNLIIDREINTVGLQEDKLRPTRIVLVRRDHSGERTFGGFAGEKGFGFADQAISLDQIVKDWPFISDQAKWLVIGTIPMASKISAEAFSWCIQKANHQGIKIVLDLNWRPTFWRSELSKEEAPSAQEVNMIQPILNKVSLIKLAKEEAQWFFKSVNPQEISLTMPQKPSVIVTDGANPVHWFINKNLGNTNSISPPKIVDTTGAGDAFTAGLIYKLLSAELDCLTYKMAEEIIRFAIGCGAYVCQGIGAIDSQPYLEDIDNLLSLSSGAIS; encoded by the coding sequence ATGAATCCAACGAAGGTGATCTCTTTTGGCGAAGCTTTAATAGATCGTCTTGGTCCACTTGGAGGAGATCCTGCTATTGATCAACCCGTAACAAATTGCTTTGGAGGCGCTCCAGCAAATGTTGCTTGTGCTTTAAGTCGTTTAGGAGTGGACGTTACGTTTATTGGGGCTCTGGGTAATGATTCTTTTGGCCACAATTTTAAGAATTTGATAATTGATCGCGAAATCAATACAGTTGGTTTGCAAGAAGATAAGTTACGCCCAACAAGGATTGTATTAGTTCGTCGAGATCATTCAGGAGAAAGAACTTTTGGAGGATTTGCAGGCGAAAAGGGTTTTGGCTTTGCTGATCAAGCTATATCTCTTGACCAAATTGTTAAAGACTGGCCCTTCATCTCTGATCAGGCTAAATGGTTAGTTATTGGAACTATTCCTATGGCTTCTAAAATTTCTGCTGAGGCGTTTTCATGGTGTATTCAAAAAGCTAATCATCAAGGAATTAAAATTGTGCTGGATTTGAACTGGCGGCCAACTTTCTGGCGGAGTGAATTATCTAAAGAAGAAGCTCCTTCTGCGCAAGAAGTAAATATGATTCAACCAATTTTAAATAAAGTATCTTTAATCAAACTTGCCAAGGAGGAAGCTCAGTGGTTTTTCAAGTCTGTTAACCCCCAAGAGATTTCATTAACCATGCCCCAAAAACCATCGGTAATAGTTACTGACGGAGCAAATCCTGTACATTGGTTTATAAATAAAAATTTAGGTAATACGAATTCAATTTCACCACCCAAAATTGTCGATACAACAGGCGCTGGAGATGCTTTCACAGCAGGATTAATTTACAAGCTTTTGTCTGCTGAATTGGATTGCTTAACTTATAAAATGGCTGAGGAAATTATCCGTTTTGCCATCGGCTGTGGAGCCTATGTATGTCAAGGTATTGGAGCAATTGACTCACAACCTTACTTGGAAGATATTGATAATTTATTGTCATTATCCAGTGGAGCAATAAGCTGA
- the mutT gene encoding 8-oxo-dGTP diphosphatase MutT produces the protein MKTVIPSDVIGVGLVLNRNKELLIDKRLETSSMGGLWEFPGGKQEPNESIENTIERELREEIGIRVEVGKKLISFEYSYSSKKLNFIVHFCEWKSGQPKPLASQKLLWVSANRLDDYSFPPANTKIIAALYKYFDLKNKLI, from the coding sequence ATGAAAACAGTAATTCCTAGTGATGTAATAGGTGTTGGTCTTGTTTTAAATAGAAATAAAGAATTACTTATAGACAAGCGTCTTGAAACTTCAAGTATGGGAGGGTTGTGGGAGTTCCCTGGCGGGAAGCAAGAACCTAATGAGTCTATTGAAAATACTATTGAACGAGAATTAAGGGAAGAAATAGGTATAAGGGTAGAAGTGGGAAAAAAACTTATATCGTTTGAATATTCGTATAGCTCTAAGAAACTAAACTTTATAGTCCACTTTTGTGAATGGAAATCTGGACAGCCAAAACCCTTAGCTAGTCAGAAGTTACTTTGGGTATCTGCAAATAGACTTGACGACTATTCTTTCCCTCCTGCTAATACTAAAATAATTGCAGCTTTATACAAATATTTTGATTTGAAAAACAAATTAATTTAA